From one Chryseobacterium sp. 3008163 genomic stretch:
- a CDS encoding reprolysin-like metallopeptidase, which translates to MKLAMSTTAEYTNFFGGVTGALTQINATITRVNGVFEKDFALHLNILSYPQLIYTNASTDPYATVTDPNAPPGSWNTSLRDVLASVVGQANYDVGHLFGASGGGGNAGCIGCVCMSPVGTGYDPVVGYGKGSGITSPATGSVNPTAANPPSGDNFDIDYVAHELGHQLGANHTFAHTMQGAISQMEPGSGSTIMGYAGITGGANTDVQPHSDPYFHVISLDQVNENLINKTCDVETTITNNPPVIADMATYSIPKGTAFVLTASATDPENDPMTYTWEEVDNAGVVITRTNLGTTASGATFRSVSPTTSPARYFPKLETVLNGLVDNSNTTWESVSKVARTTNFAVTVRDNSPIATQQQADYNFQQIVVGNDGPFKVISQYANGGVSTPIDWAVSNTNTAPYNVTDVKIDYTTNNGASWVVVTNSTPNDGSENFIFPAALNGQVIKLRISSINNVFYAIGQITVAAFAPCDGSAPTGVVASNITPSGAVISWTPVSNATYTIRYRVVGQTTWLQTTSTSPTVTLTGLNDASTYEVQISATCAGTPGAYSASTNFSTTAVPYCASVSSSGQLNYISNLTLATVNNTTGGTTYSNFTTNSALQVNLVPNSTNNSLSVSLTTTSANAAVNGMAVWIDFNKNGVFDASERVLNMPAQALPLGVTTKTAVFSVPATAVTNSSLRMRIVTVLLTPQSVGASIPDSFACGSFPNGEVEDYNVVVASPLSTNETSGANNGIQIYPNPASDILNVTKVSDKATYKIYSAAGQLVGNGSISNGKINVSSLIKGAYVISIDDKGKDSFNSKFIKK; encoded by the coding sequence ATGAAGTTGGCAATGTCGACAACAGCTGAATATACGAATTTTTTTGGAGGTGTAACAGGTGCATTAACTCAGATCAACGCAACAATTACTAGGGTAAATGGTGTTTTTGAAAAAGACTTTGCACTACATTTAAATATATTAAGTTACCCTCAGCTTATTTACACTAATGCTTCTACAGATCCTTATGCTACTGTTACAGACCCGAATGCACCACCAGGGTCTTGGAATACTTCTCTAAGAGATGTATTGGCAAGTGTTGTTGGTCAGGCTAATTATGATGTAGGACATTTATTTGGTGCTTCTGGCGGCGGTGGAAATGCAGGTTGTATTGGCTGTGTGTGTATGAGCCCGGTAGGTACTGGTTATGATCCTGTAGTAGGTTATGGTAAAGGATCGGGAATTACCTCTCCGGCAACTGGATCTGTAAATCCAACTGCGGCAAATCCTCCTTCTGGAGATAACTTTGATATTGACTATGTTGCTCACGAATTAGGACATCAATTAGGTGCTAATCATACTTTTGCACATACTATGCAGGGCGCGATTTCTCAGATGGAACCAGGTTCTGGATCTACAATTATGGGATATGCAGGTATTACTGGTGGAGCAAACACCGATGTTCAGCCACATTCAGATCCTTATTTCCATGTAATCAGCTTAGATCAGGTAAATGAAAATTTGATAAATAAAACATGTGACGTAGAAACTACTATTACAAATAATCCTCCTGTAATAGCTGATATGGCAACATATAGTATTCCTAAGGGAACGGCGTTTGTGCTTACAGCTTCAGCGACTGATCCTGAGAACGACCCTATGACATATACATGGGAAGAAGTTGATAATGCAGGTGTTGTTATTACTAGAACAAACTTAGGAACTACTGCTTCAGGAGCTACATTCAGATCAGTCAGCCCAACGACAAGCCCAGCTCGTTATTTCCCTAAATTAGAAACCGTATTAAATGGTCTAGTAGATAATAGTAATACTACATGGGAATCTGTTTCTAAAGTAGCAAGAACTACAAACTTTGCAGTTACTGTAAGAGATAATAGTCCTATTGCAACGCAGCAACAAGCAGATTATAATTTTCAACAAATTGTTGTCGGAAATGATGGCCCGTTTAAGGTCATTAGTCAATATGCAAATGGTGGTGTTTCAACTCCAATAGATTGGGCGGTTTCAAATACTAATACAGCTCCATATAATGTTACAGATGTCAAAATTGATTATACGACAAATAATGGTGCTTCTTGGGTTGTTGTAACAAATTCTACTCCTAATGATGGTAGTGAAAATTTTATTTTTCCAGCTGCATTAAATGGACAAGTTATTAAATTGAGAATTTCATCTATTAACAATGTATTCTATGCAATTGGTCAAATAACTGTTGCTGCATTCGCTCCATGTGATGGCTCTGCTCCTACTGGAGTTGTTGCAAGTAATATCACTCCAAGTGGGGCAGTTATTAGTTGGACCCCAGTTTCCAATGCTACTTACACAATTAGATATAGAGTTGTGGGGCAAACTACTTGGTTACAAACGACCTCTACTTCTCCAACTGTAACATTGACAGGCTTGAATGATGCTTCAACATACGAAGTACAAATTTCAGCTACTTGTGCGGGTACTCCGGGGGCTTATTCTGCTTCTACTAATTTTTCAACTACAGCTGTACCATATTGTGCTTCAGTAAGTAGTAGTGGACAATTAAATTATATTTCTAATTTGACATTGGCTACTGTAAATAATACGACAGGTGGTACTACATATTCAAACTTTACAACCAACAGTGCGTTGCAAGTGAACTTGGTGCCTAATAGTACGAATAATTCTTTGAGTGTTTCTTTGACTACTACTTCAGCAAATGCTGCAGTTAACGGAATGGCTGTATGGATTGATTTCAATAAAAATGGTGTTTTTGATGCTAGTGAAAGAGTTCTAAATATGCCAGCACAAGCTTTGCCACTTGGTGTAACTACGAAAACGGCTGTGTTTTCAGTTCCGGCAACAGCAGTTACAAATTCTTCATTAAGAATGAGAATCGTGACTGTGTTATTGACTCCTCAGTCTGTTGGTGCTAGTATTCCAGATTCTTTTGCATGTGGATCTTTCCCGAATGGCGAGGTAGAAGATTATAATGTTGTAGTTGCGTCTCCTTTGAGTACAAACGAAACATCAGGTGCCAATAATGGTATCCAAATATATCCAAACCCGGCAAGTGATATTTTAAATGTTACTAAAGTTTCAGACAAAGCTACATACAAAATTTATAGTGCAGCTGGTCAGTTAGTTGGTAATGGAAGTATTAGCAATGGAAAAATTAATGTATCTTCATTAATCAAAGGAGCTTATGTAATTTCAATCGACGACAAAGGGAAAGATAGTTTCAATTCTAAATTCATTAAGAAATAA
- a CDS encoding fibronectin type III domain-containing protein yields the protein MKKLLLMCQLLYGAFLMAQVNYTQDWTATGLSNWTSTSSVFSRDATANQICGTTGGTIRGNRYSGNAGDFTSPNIPGNNQGVVTMSFDYKITNWSAGTVATPAATIGTIAVQYSNNMGGPWTTAYTVNSTNHITANTCATRTITFSPLAGNLYVRFYVQSGTNDSYYYFDNVVMSQGAAPSCLAPFNLTLVNVSATNANISWTAPTPAPANGYDIYYNTTGVAPIATTPLNATNSVQSATTTANITGLTPITTYYVWVRAKCTGTDLSTWTPMPSFMTLCVPVNALPWIENFDSMTTLGAGILPPCWKNVTGTSAWTSSNAVFSTTSPGPRSAPNYVRIQYGNTNASQLWTPGFALTAGTTYEFSYYYHTGGTTSSLIGYTGNVLVNTSQSMTGATNLGTFITATQGTSAYTQYKVYYTPTTTGTYNFAVNTSSNFTPWYMGVDDFRLRVAPTCIEPLGVISTAVTGNTASISWNPPTTQPANGYQIYYSTTNTPPPTAQIVGVPGTSTSYTIPGLAPSTTYNIWVRAICSGTDQSDLSEPVSVMTTQIPATLPYIQNFTTGNDLGLLNGTQTNKWVRGNATGNPAQSLYISNDNGVTNAYTHTTSTVQAYRDITIPNGTTIATFSFDWKGQGEGTTFKYDYLQVWLVPSNFLPTPGTLITAGTGRVLIGQYNLQGTWQSYSNANLNLSAFAGTVMRLVFEWRNDGGGGTQPPAAIDNIVLRVCSTATPVVTVTAASVTHNSATITWPQDTGGADYKIRYRPVGTTTWLPVAGPIDVAAVPGTTQTYTFAGTLLPVTTYEVEVAAVCNSGNTIGVYSNNVFTTKCDPTPPNVVISNITATSALVTWNPLVANASYELRWRIVGTPGWFAPTGGTPQPPLNSYTLPNLTSFTTYEVQVRSRCNGTTIDNPWSNPQVFTTVRVCEIPPPGLTITTLTPTSAEVVWDAFTGAGATGSYILKYRKVGIPSWTTINVNTNTYTLTGLLELTKYEMQVANVCSGTPGNFTPPYYFTTPTVVYCQMTATTLSEYFINKVTVKPTGKLEMVNEDLTGGTYSDFTAIPAKYIELIQGSTGNQITVDKTVGTSPTGVAVWIDFNRNGYFDLNERIMADGPNINPSVSATFNVPADAFVSMTDYKYVRMRVAMAKDEIPVNCVSFQNGEVEDYTVRISKPGVANALNQTEILIYPNPVSTVLNVKNISKKANYKIYSAAGQVVSSGLILNNKIDVSRLINGVYVIDIEDAQGTAQKKFIKE from the coding sequence ATGAAGAAACTTCTACTCATGTGTCAATTACTTTATGGCGCATTTCTCATGGCCCAAGTCAACTATACGCAAGACTGGACGGCCACGGGACTTAGTAACTGGACATCCACAAGCAGTGTTTTTTCTAGAGATGCTACCGCAAACCAAATTTGTGGTACTACCGGAGGAACCATAAGAGGAAACAGATACAGTGGGAATGCAGGAGATTTTACATCTCCAAATATTCCTGGTAATAACCAAGGGGTCGTAACCATGTCGTTTGATTATAAAATTACGAATTGGTCTGCCGGAACTGTTGCTACTCCAGCAGCAACTATTGGTACAATAGCTGTACAATATTCAAACAACATGGGTGGTCCATGGACTACTGCCTACACTGTAAACTCAACAAATCACATAACAGCTAATACCTGTGCGACGAGAACGATAACATTCAGTCCATTGGCGGGTAATTTATATGTGAGATTTTACGTTCAGTCTGGTACAAACGATAGCTACTATTATTTTGATAATGTTGTAATGTCTCAAGGGGCAGCACCATCTTGTTTAGCTCCATTTAATCTTACTTTGGTTAACGTGTCAGCAACAAATGCAAATATCTCTTGGACTGCTCCTACACCAGCGCCGGCAAACGGTTATGATATCTATTACAATACAACGGGTGTAGCTCCTATTGCGACTACTCCGCTAAATGCAACCAATTCTGTACAAAGTGCTACTACCACTGCGAATATCACAGGATTGACGCCTATCACTACATATTATGTATGGGTGAGAGCAAAATGTACTGGTACCGATTTAAGTACGTGGACACCGATGCCGTCATTCATGACTTTATGTGTGCCCGTAAATGCATTACCTTGGATAGAGAATTTCGATTCTATGACAACTTTAGGTGCTGGAATTTTACCTCCTTGTTGGAAAAATGTCACAGGAACTAGTGCATGGACATCATCAAATGCAGTATTTTCTACAACATCTCCAGGTCCTAGATCTGCGCCAAATTATGTCAGAATACAATATGGTAATACAAATGCGAGCCAATTATGGACTCCAGGATTTGCATTAACGGCAGGAACTACTTATGAATTTTCATACTATTATCATACTGGTGGAACTACTAGTTCTCTAATCGGTTATACAGGTAATGTTTTGGTGAATACTTCACAATCTATGACTGGGGCTACAAATCTAGGTACATTTATCACTGCAACACAAGGTACGAGTGCTTATACTCAATATAAAGTATATTATACTCCTACAACTACAGGAACATATAATTTTGCTGTGAACACATCATCTAATTTCACCCCTTGGTATATGGGTGTTGATGATTTCCGACTAAGAGTCGCTCCTACATGTATAGAGCCTTTAGGGGTTATTTCTACTGCAGTGACAGGGAATACAGCTAGTATATCATGGAATCCGCCTACAACACAGCCTGCAAATGGATACCAAATCTATTATAGTACTACCAATACTCCTCCTCCTACAGCTCAAATAGTGGGTGTACCAGGTACGAGTACAAGTTATACAATTCCAGGTTTAGCTCCTAGTACCACATATAATATTTGGGTTAGAGCAATTTGTAGTGGTACAGATCAAAGTGATTTATCAGAACCTGTATCTGTAATGACAACTCAGATTCCTGCTACACTACCATATATTCAAAACTTTACTACAGGTAATGATCTTGGGTTATTAAATGGCACTCAGACCAATAAATGGGTTCGTGGTAATGCTACAGGAAACCCTGCTCAATCATTATATATATCAAATGATAATGGCGTAACTAATGCTTACACACATACAACAAGTACTGTACAGGCATATAGAGATATTACAATTCCTAATGGTACAACGATAGCAACTTTTTCTTTTGATTGGAAAGGGCAAGGGGAAGGAACGACTTTCAAGTATGATTACTTGCAAGTATGGTTAGTTCCTTCTAATTTTTTACCAACTCCGGGAACTTTAATTACCGCAGGTACTGGAAGAGTATTAATAGGACAATATAACCTTCAAGGTACATGGCAGTCCTACTCGAATGCAAACTTGAATTTATCTGCTTTTGCAGGTACTGTGATGCGTTTAGTATTTGAATGGAGAAACGATGGTGGTGGTGGAACTCAGCCTCCAGCTGCAATAGATAATATTGTGTTAAGAGTTTGTAGTACAGCTACACCTGTAGTTACTGTTACAGCAGCTTCTGTTACACATAATTCAGCTACTATTACATGGCCACAAGATACTGGCGGTGCAGACTATAAAATCAGATATAGACCGGTAGGTACTACTACATGGTTGCCTGTAGCCGGTCCTATTGATGTGGCTGCTGTACCTGGTACTACTCAAACATATACCTTTGCTGGTACTCTTTTACCTGTGACAACTTATGAAGTAGAAGTTGCAGCGGTATGTAACAGTGGAAATACTATTGGCGTTTATTCAAATAATGTCTTTACAACAAAATGTGACCCTACACCTCCAAATGTTGTAATTTCTAACATTACTGCTACATCGGCTTTAGTGACATGGAATCCACTTGTTGCAAACGCATCTTATGAATTAAGGTGGAGAATTGTTGGTACTCCTGGTTGGTTCGCTCCTACAGGCGGAACACCTCAGCCTCCTTTAAACAGTTATACACTTCCAAATTTGACTTCATTCACAACTTATGAAGTGCAAGTGAGAAGTAGATGTAACGGAACAACGATTGACAATCCTTGGTCAAACCCTCAAGTATTTACTACGGTAAGAGTTTGTGAGATACCTCCTCCAGGATTGACAATTACTACATTAACACCTACAAGTGCTGAAGTAGTATGGGATGCCTTTACAGGTGCAGGAGCGACAGGAAGTTATATTTTAAAATACAGAAAAGTAGGAATTCCAAGTTGGACGACTATTAATGTTAATACAAATACTTATACATTAACTGGATTATTAGAATTAACTAAATACGAAATGCAGGTAGCAAATGTATGTAGTGGAACTCCGGGTAACTTTACCCCTCCTTACTACTTTACAACACCGACTGTGGTTTATTGCCAGATGACTGCTACGACACTATCAGAATACTTTATTAATAAAGTTACTGTTAAGCCGACAGGTAAGCTAGAAATGGTCAATGAAGATCTTACTGGAGGTACGTATTCTGACTTTACTGCAATTCCTGCGAAGTATATTGAATTAATTCAAGGTTCTACAGGTAATCAGATTACAGTTGACAAAACAGTAGGTACATCTCCTACAGGGGTAGCAGTTTGGATCGACTTCAACAGAAATGGATATTTCGATTTAAATGAAAGAATCATGGCTGATGGACCAAACATTAATCCTTCAGTATCTGCAACATTCAATGTACCAGCTGATGCATTTGTAAGTATGACAGATTACAAATATGTAAGAATGAGAGTAGCAATGGCGAAAGATGAAATTCCGGTAAATTGCGTAAGCTTCCAAAACGGTGAAGTTGAAGATTATACGGTAAGAATATCTAAGCCAGGTGTTGCAAATGCTCTTAACCAAACGGAAATTTTAATTTATCCGAATCCGGTAAGCACAGTTTTAAATGTAAAAAATATCAGCAAAAAAGCGAATTATAAAATTTACAGTGCTGCAGGACAAGTGGTATCAAGCGGATTAATCTTAAACAATAAGATTGATGTAAGCAGACTAATCAACGGAGTTTATGTTATTGACATAGAAGACGCTCAGGGTACTGCTCAGAAGAAATTTATTAAAGAATAA
- the coaE gene encoding dephospho-CoA kinase (Dephospho-CoA kinase (CoaE) performs the final step in coenzyme A biosynthesis.), with protein sequence MEELLAETQKAEPDSASKIIGLTGGIGSGKTTVAQYIEDCGFPVYYSDDRAKTIVNDNEVVKNKIKELLGADSYDENNIYNRKFVAGKVFNDEELLLQLNGIIHPAVRLDFEEWVRKQTKYLVFKETALLFELKLNLQCYKSLLVTAEDNIRLKRVMDRDSKTYREVETVMNNQMPEKDKIKLADYVIYNNTNLDDLKEQTEKIIFEIE encoded by the coding sequence ATGGAAGAATTACTTGCAGAAACTCAAAAAGCAGAGCCTGATTCTGCCTCGAAAATAATAGGTCTTACCGGTGGAATTGGTTCCGGTAAAACAACAGTAGCTCAGTACATAGAAGACTGCGGTTTTCCGGTTTATTATTCTGATGACAGAGCTAAAACAATTGTGAATGACAACGAAGTCGTAAAGAATAAAATCAAAGAACTTCTGGGTGCAGATTCTTATGATGAAAATAACATTTACAATAGGAAATTCGTTGCCGGAAAAGTTTTCAATGATGAAGAGTTGTTACTTCAGTTGAATGGAATTATTCATCCCGCAGTACGTTTAGATTTTGAGGAATGGGTACGCAAGCAAACCAAATATCTGGTTTTTAAAGAAACCGCTTTGTTGTTTGAATTAAAGCTTAATCTTCAATGCTACAAATCTCTTTTGGTAACCGCAGAAGACAATATAAGACTTAAAAGAGTGATGGATAGAGACTCCAAAACCTACCGTGAAGTGGAGACCGTAATGAATAATCAAATGCCTGAAAAGGACAAGATAAAATTAGCTGATTACGTTATTTATAACAATACTAATCTGGATGATTTAAAAGAGCAGACTGAAAAAATTATTTTTGAAATTGAATAA
- a CDS encoding MBL fold metallo-hydrolase, with product MKLYPIQCGKFKLDGGAMFGVVPKSLWEKTNPADERNLIELGTRSLLIEDGKKLILVDCGLGNKQDDKFFGHYSLWGDDSLDKNLKKYGFVKEDITDVFFTHLHFDHCGGAIEWNDDKTGYRPAFKNAQFWTNENHWQWATEPNAREKASFLKENILPIQESGQLGFLPLPVNGNYGFSPDLKMDVIFVDGHTEKQMLPVIQYQEKTIVFAADLIPTAGHIPQVYVMGYDTRPLLTIEEKAKFLKQCVDNDYLLFFEHDAHNELASLKMTEKGVRLDETFSFNEVFGY from the coding sequence ATGAAACTATATCCTATCCAATGCGGAAAATTCAAGCTCGACGGCGGAGCCATGTTTGGAGTCGTCCCGAAAAGTCTGTGGGAAAAAACCAATCCGGCAGACGAAAGAAATTTAATTGAATTAGGAACCCGTTCTTTACTCATTGAAGACGGCAAAAAGCTTATTCTCGTAGACTGCGGCCTCGGCAACAAGCAAGATGACAAATTCTTCGGCCACTACTCTCTTTGGGGCGATGACAGTTTAGATAAAAATTTAAAGAAATATGGTTTTGTAAAAGAAGACATTACCGACGTATTTTTTACACACTTACATTTTGACCATTGCGGTGGTGCCATCGAATGGAATGATGATAAAACAGGCTACAGACCTGCCTTTAAAAATGCTCAGTTCTGGACGAATGAAAATCATTGGCAATGGGCAACAGAGCCAAACGCAAGAGAAAAGGCAAGCTTTTTAAAGGAAAACATTTTACCTATTCAGGAAAGCGGGCAGCTTGGGTTTTTACCTCTTCCGGTTAACGGAAATTACGGTTTCTCACCAGACCTTAAAATGGATGTTATCTTTGTGGATGGTCATACCGAAAAACAAATGCTACCGGTGATTCAATATCAGGAAAAAACCATTGTTTTTGCAGCCGATTTAATTCCTACTGCAGGACATATTCCACAAGTGTATGTGATGGGTTATGATACAAGACCATTATTGACCATTGAAGAGAAAGCAAAGTTTTTGAAGCAATGTGTAGATAATGACTATTTATTATTCTTTGAGCATGATGCTCATAACGAATTGGCCAGCCTTAAAATGACTGAAAAAGGAGTGCGTTTAGATGAAACATTTAGTTTTAATGAAGTTTTTGGTTATTAA
- a CDS encoding FMN-binding negative transcriptional regulator has product MFIPKIYRSEDDHLMKEIIRKNAFALLISSENKIRATHSMMMLNEDNPEEIYIETHISRANPQAKILKDGDEVLCDFLGAHTYISSSWYNHLNVSTWNYEAVQVYGKIKLMNHEELYNHLEKLTSKYEQSQKCPVFVKDMGKEFVEKEMKGAFGIKIFPTEIYINQKLSQNRKESDYQNIISNLENSGNENSRKIADKMKSIQIK; this is encoded by the coding sequence ATGTTTATACCTAAAATATACCGAAGTGAAGATGATCATTTGATGAAAGAAATCATCAGAAAGAATGCTTTTGCTTTACTGATCTCGTCGGAAAATAAAATCAGAGCAACACATTCTATGATGATGCTCAATGAAGATAACCCAGAGGAAATATACATTGAAACACATATTTCAAGAGCTAATCCACAAGCCAAAATACTGAAGGATGGCGACGAAGTTTTATGTGATTTTTTAGGAGCACACACTTATATTTCAAGCAGCTGGTATAATCATTTGAATGTTTCTACTTGGAATTATGAGGCTGTTCAGGTTTATGGAAAAATCAAACTTATGAATCACGAAGAACTTTATAATCATCTTGAAAAACTTACTTCAAAATACGAGCAATCTCAAAAATGCCCGGTATTCGTAAAAGATATGGGTAAAGAATTTGTAGAAAAGGAAATGAAGGGTGCTTTTGGTATTAAAATCTTTCCTACTGAAATTTATATCAATCAAAAGCTGTCTCAGAACAGGAAAGAATCAGATTATCAAAATATTATTTCTAATCTGGAAAATTCCGGCAATGAAAACAGTAGAAAAATTGCCGACAAAATGAAATCAATACAAATTAAATAA
- the ruvB gene encoding Holliday junction branch migration DNA helicase RuvB — translation MPDFLHPDKENYSDDELVQEEKIRPQSFKDFAGQRKTLENLEVFVAAAKNRGGALDHVLLHGPPGLGKTTLSNIIANELGVNCKITSGPVLDKPGSLAGLLTNLEENDVLFIDEIHRLSPIVEEYLYSAMEDYKIDIMLETGPNARSVQISLNPFTLVGATTRSGMLTKPMLARFGIQSRLEYYSIELLSTIIIRSARVLGVTIYEDAAIEIARRSRGTPRIANALLRRVRDFAEIKGNGEIEINITTYALNSLNVDEFGLDEMDNKIMRVMIENFKGKPVGISALATSIAENPETLEEVYEPFLIQEGFIIRTPRGREVTEKAYRHLNIAIPRNPGELF, via the coding sequence ATGCCAGATTTTTTACATCCTGATAAGGAAAATTATTCCGATGACGAACTCGTACAGGAAGAAAAAATTCGTCCGCAGAGTTTTAAAGATTTTGCGGGACAAAGAAAAACATTAGAAAATCTTGAAGTTTTTGTGGCTGCCGCAAAGAATCGTGGGGGTGCGCTCGATCATGTTCTTCTTCACGGTCCGCCAGGTTTGGGAAAAACAACTTTATCTAATATCATTGCCAACGAATTGGGAGTGAATTGTAAAATTACCTCGGGTCCTGTATTGGATAAACCAGGAAGTCTTGCAGGATTGCTTACCAATTTAGAGGAAAATGATGTTCTTTTTATTGATGAAATTCACAGGCTATCACCGATTGTGGAAGAATATCTTTATTCTGCAATGGAAGATTACAAGATTGACATCATGCTGGAAACCGGTCCGAATGCTAGAAGCGTTCAGATCAGTTTAAATCCTTTCACATTAGTTGGTGCAACTACTCGAAGCGGAATGTTGACAAAACCGATGTTGGCGAGATTTGGGATTCAGAGCAGATTAGAATATTATTCAATTGAATTACTTTCAACTATTATTATCAGAAGTGCCCGTGTTTTGGGTGTGACCATTTATGAAGATGCCGCAATTGAGATCGCAAGAAGAAGCCGAGGTACACCAAGAATTGCCAATGCGTTGTTGAGAAGAGTTCGTGATTTTGCAGAAATAAAAGGAAACGGAGAAATTGAAATCAACATTACAACGTATGCTTTGAATTCTTTAAATGTTGATGAATTTGGTTTAGATGAAATGGATAATAAAATCATGCGCGTGATGATTGAAAATTTCAAAGGCAAACCTGTGGGAATCTCAGCTTTGGCAACATCCATCGCTGAAAACCCAGAAACTTTGGAAGAAGTGTATGAACCGTTTTTAATTCAGGAAGGATTTATCATCAGAACGCCAAGAGGACGTGAAGTGACGGAAAAAGCATACCGACATTTGAATATTGCTATACCGAGAAATCCGGGAGAATTATTTTAA
- the hutI gene encoding imidazolonepropionase encodes MKLIGPFKQVVTLANLPLRGKLSDEQLEVIVDGGILVDDHKIQKVGNFENLKSENQNIEIEAIEGEQIVLPAFVDSHTHICFGGNRANDFAMRNAGKTYLEIAESGGGIWSSVQHTRNASEEELLKTLLERIDVLIALGITTIEVKSGYGLDVENELKMLRIIKNAQSQTKATLVPTCLSAHLKPRDFEGDNKVYLDYILAEILPKVKEENLANRVDIFIEKSAFQPEESKEFLLKTKDLGFEITVHADQFTPGSSRIAVEVGAQSADHLEATIDEDIEFLAQSNTVATALPGASLGLGEKFTPARKLLDAGAILAIASDWNPGSAPMGNLITQASILATYEKLTTAEVLAGMTFRSAFALGLKDRGRLEKDMKADFVTYKTDNFQNVLYNQGSLKAESVFIDGTKVK; translated from the coding sequence ATGAAATTAATTGGACCTTTCAAGCAGGTGGTTACACTTGCCAATCTTCCCTTAAGAGGAAAACTTTCAGACGAGCAACTTGAAGTTATTGTTGATGGCGGAATTTTAGTGGATGATCACAAAATTCAAAAAGTAGGAAACTTTGAAAATTTAAAATCAGAAAATCAAAATATAGAGATTGAAGCAATTGAAGGAGAGCAAATCGTTCTTCCTGCTTTTGTTGATTCTCACACCCATATTTGTTTTGGAGGAAACCGTGCCAATGACTTTGCCATGCGAAATGCAGGGAAAACATATCTTGAAATCGCCGAAAGCGGTGGTGGAATCTGGAGTTCCGTTCAACATACCAGAAATGCTTCTGAAGAAGAGTTATTAAAAACTTTATTAGAAAGAATTGATGTTTTAATAGCTTTAGGAATCACCACAATTGAGGTGAAAAGTGGTTACGGTCTAGATGTAGAAAACGAATTAAAAATGCTTCGAATCATCAAAAATGCACAGTCTCAAACTAAGGCAACATTAGTTCCGACTTGTTTGTCTGCACACTTGAAGCCTAGAGATTTTGAGGGAGACAATAAAGTATATTTAGATTATATTTTAGCTGAAATTTTACCCAAAGTAAAAGAAGAAAACCTTGCCAATAGAGTCGATATCTTTATTGAGAAGTCAGCATTTCAACCTGAAGAAAGCAAAGAGTTTTTACTTAAAACTAAAGACTTAGGTTTTGAAATTACGGTTCATGCAGACCAATTTACACCTGGTAGTTCAAGAATTGCTGTCGAAGTGGGTGCACAATCTGCAGATCATTTAGAAGCGACCATTGATGAAGATATTGAATTTTTAGCTCAGTCAAATACCGTTGCAACCGCTTTGCCCGGCGCAAGTTTAGGTTTGGGAGAAAAGTTTACACCCGCAAGAAAATTATTGGATGCTGGCGCAATTTTGGCAATAGCTAGTGACTGGAATCCGGGTTCTGCACCCATGGGAAATTTAATTACGCAGGCATCAATTTTAGCAACGTATGAAAAGCTAACTACCGCTGAAGTTTTGGCAGGAATGACTTTCCGTTCAGCTTTTGCATTAGGTTTAAAAGACAGAGGCAGGTTGGAAAAAGATATGAAAGCAGATTTTGTAACTTATAAAACAGATAATTTCCAGAATGTATTGTACAATCAGGGAAGTTTAAAAGCTGAAAGTGTTTTTATTGATGGCACAAAAGTAAAATAA